From a single Streptomyces sp. NBC_01264 genomic region:
- the arsM gene encoding arsenite methyltransferase, whose protein sequence is MTEQSTDLHETVRQRYAAAAVQVTEGGSACCGPAAIEIDDNFGSGLYTGGECEDLPAEAVAASLGCGNPTAVADLHEGDRVLDLGSGGGIDVLLSARRVGPTGKAYGLDMTEEMLALALANQKRAGATNVEFLKGTIEAIPLPAATIDVVISNCVINLSTDKQAVFTETYRVLVPGGRIGISDVVADDTLTPAQRAERGDYVGCIAGALSFTEYRAGLEAAGFTDIEITPTHTVADGMHSAIVKAAKPHTQDISTEPETAASAMPARSDSAAGCCGS, encoded by the coding sequence GCGGTCCAGGTCACCGAGGGCGGTAGCGCCTGCTGCGGGCCGGCCGCGATCGAGATCGACGACAACTTCGGCTCCGGCCTCTACACCGGCGGCGAGTGTGAGGACCTGCCCGCAGAGGCCGTCGCCGCCTCCCTCGGTTGCGGCAACCCCACCGCCGTCGCCGATCTGCACGAAGGCGACCGGGTGCTAGACCTCGGCTCCGGCGGCGGTATCGACGTCCTGCTCTCCGCCCGCCGCGTCGGACCCACCGGCAAGGCGTACGGCCTCGACATGACCGAGGAAATGCTGGCCCTGGCCCTCGCCAACCAGAAGAGGGCCGGCGCCACCAACGTCGAGTTCCTCAAGGGCACCATCGAAGCCATCCCCCTGCCCGCCGCAACGATCGACGTCGTGATCTCCAACTGCGTGATCAACCTGTCCACCGACAAGCAGGCCGTCTTCACCGAGACCTACCGCGTCCTGGTCCCCGGCGGCCGGATCGGGATCTCCGACGTCGTCGCCGACGACACCCTCACCCCCGCCCAGCGGGCCGAACGCGGCGACTACGTCGGCTGCATCGCGGGCGCCCTGTCTTTCACCGAGTACCGAGCCGGGCTCGAAGCAGCCGGGTTCACGGACATCGAGATCACCCCCACCCACACGGTCGCGGACGGAATGCACTCCGCCATCGTCAAGGCCGCCAAGCCCCACACCCAGGACATCAGCACCGAGCCGGAGACCGCTGCTTCCGCCATGCCCGCCAGGTCGGACTCCGCGGCCGGCTGCTGCGGGAGCTGA
- a CDS encoding InlB B-repeat-containing protein, whose product MRPSFTGDSSTSVVATPQASSGNSDVSGFGVHNLFQFMTETLAHEIGHNFGLFHDTVNAQRNPSYPDNRGFLPADRTWVDVMGYKNTCASASRCTVQQWYSNPRQSFNNAPRGAALPREDAADAGRVMNLTGPVLSQYRTRPGAAPEGVALSAVSSDVATGTVIAEGGGGLFLAGTKVKITATPAAGYRLSRIVVDGGMAANPPSVFQLELKGSCHLTAYFDKV is encoded by the coding sequence ATGCGTCCTTCGTTCACGGGTGACAGCTCCACCAGCGTAGTCGCCACCCCCCAGGCCAGTTCCGGGAACAGTGATGTCAGTGGTTTCGGCGTGCATAACCTCTTCCAGTTCATGACGGAGACCCTGGCGCACGAGATCGGGCACAACTTCGGTCTCTTCCACGACACCGTCAACGCCCAGCGCAATCCGTCCTACCCCGACAACCGTGGCTTCCTGCCCGCCGACCGGACCTGGGTCGACGTCATGGGCTACAAGAACACGTGCGCGTCCGCTTCGCGCTGCACGGTCCAGCAGTGGTACTCCAACCCCCGCCAGAGCTTCAACAACGCGCCCCGCGGCGCCGCCCTGCCCCGGGAGGACGCGGCAGACGCCGGTCGGGTGATGAACCTGACCGGCCCGGTCCTGTCCCAGTACCGCACCCGGCCCGGCGCCGCTCCCGAGGGTGTCGCCCTCTCCGCTGTCTCCAGCGACGTGGCCACCGGAACGGTGATCGCGGAGGGCGGAGGCGGTCTCTTCCTGGCCGGAACGAAGGTCAAGATCACCGCGACTCCCGCCGCCGGCTACCGCCTCAGCCGCATCGTCGTGGACGGCGGGATGGCCGCCAACCCGCCCTCCGTCTTCCAGCTCGAGCTCAAGGGCAGCTGCCACCTCACCGCCTACTTCGACAAGGTCTGA
- a CDS encoding DUF6357 family protein, which produces MARPYHPGPKQFVFAADDGNYQRVSVGDPQEAYVAFSAFFRDRDSDTYTISDEPSGQSLVLMPGQGVISRIKDAGRTRSEYLQVDRGNRYLPSAMLFFENGYAGLDRFGQWFSDRADLYASPETRGAARAAAITTEVAAIQEVGRIWADSGCVDPSDQYYVFFDSHGVDDDRAERAELLELIGFLGLERVDAPAGAAGGEVWVRTDPRLDVECARWS; this is translated from the coding sequence ATGGCTCGCCCCTACCACCCCGGACCGAAACAGTTCGTCTTCGCCGCCGATGACGGCAACTACCAACGGGTCTCCGTGGGCGACCCCCAGGAAGCCTACGTGGCGTTCTCCGCGTTCTTCCGTGACCGGGACTCCGACACCTACACGATCAGTGACGAACCGTCGGGGCAGAGTCTGGTGCTCATGCCCGGGCAGGGTGTGATCTCCCGGATCAAGGATGCGGGCCGTACCCGGTCGGAATACCTCCAGGTCGACAGGGGAAATCGCTACCTTCCGAGCGCGATGCTGTTCTTCGAGAACGGATACGCCGGGCTCGACCGCTTCGGCCAGTGGTTCTCCGACCGCGCCGACCTCTACGCGTCACCGGAGACCCGCGGCGCCGCCCGCGCGGCCGCGATCACGACGGAAGTAGCGGCGATCCAAGAAGTCGGGCGGATCTGGGCGGATTCGGGCTGTGTGGACCCGAGCGACCAGTACTACGTCTTCTTCGACTCGCACGGTGTCGACGACGACCGGGCCGAGCGAGCCGAACTGCTCGAGTTGATCGGCTTCCTGGGCCTCGAACGGGTCGACGCCCCGGCCGGGGCCGCCGGAGGCGAAGTCTGGGTGCGCACCGACCCACGCCTCGACGTCGAATGCGCGCGGTGGTCGTGA
- a CDS encoding DUF6357 family protein — translation MRAVVVNTVFTRRSSWIPNVIREDGELKLMLGAGADANHDPRTFTFPIGEAHLAVIREDLARHLLLWSAVLPLCDAARTRDRLDENAAVALLDPLLLGAPAEVDALFRRVPWDRSPLIAHGADIGLLERGQVCAAMRAATETSNGKRAQEYHADRRRAERGAVLGPLDAAMLRYTGQYLHGSTVPRRLPDAVDPALLPEVMRVIATAERACAGLRIGRDPRRGKRATDKRDWTRMETTVEAAVRRTHPGLVDDAVRTVTFLMCSEAADRSRSTPMEDDEEAAGHRADSGGSARKTVLSFTDDKGVEKKWRRDGPRTAAAEFWEFVGDRSAADNEVFTIEDEEMGEGIQLHFYADSIARVTTLRKGEGGAEPEYRVEYGLVDGIAGYRDLVSTFVRGGCAALEQHGPWMPDVAEFERARRRRAAR, via the coding sequence ATGCGCGCGGTGGTCGTGAACACCGTTTTCACGCGCCGGAGCAGCTGGATCCCGAACGTGATCCGCGAGGACGGCGAGCTGAAGCTGATGCTCGGCGCCGGCGCCGACGCCAACCACGATCCGCGCACGTTCACGTTCCCGATCGGTGAAGCCCATCTCGCGGTGATCCGGGAGGACCTGGCCAGACACCTGCTGCTGTGGAGCGCGGTCCTTCCGCTGTGCGACGCGGCCAGAACCCGGGACCGGCTCGACGAGAACGCCGCCGTCGCGCTCCTGGACCCGCTCCTCCTCGGCGCGCCCGCGGAGGTCGACGCGCTCTTCCGGCGCGTCCCGTGGGACAGGAGCCCGCTCATCGCCCACGGGGCCGACATCGGTCTGCTCGAGCGCGGCCAGGTGTGCGCGGCCATGCGCGCGGCGACAGAGACGTCGAACGGGAAACGAGCTCAGGAGTACCACGCGGACCGCCGTCGCGCCGAGCGCGGAGCCGTCCTCGGTCCGCTCGACGCCGCGATGCTGAGGTACACGGGCCAGTACCTGCACGGCTCGACGGTTCCGAGGCGGTTGCCCGACGCCGTCGACCCCGCGCTGCTGCCCGAGGTCATGCGGGTGATCGCCACCGCGGAGCGGGCCTGCGCCGGACTGCGGATCGGCCGCGATCCGCGACGGGGAAAGCGCGCCACGGACAAGCGCGACTGGACTCGGATGGAGACGACGGTCGAAGCGGCCGTGCGCCGTACACACCCCGGGCTCGTCGACGACGCGGTGCGCACCGTGACCTTCCTGATGTGCTCGGAGGCCGCGGACCGCTCCCGGAGCACACCCATGGAGGATGACGAGGAAGCTGCCGGCCACCGCGCCGACTCCGGCGGCAGCGCGAGGAAGACGGTCCTGTCGTTCACCGACGACAAGGGCGTCGAGAAGAAGTGGCGGCGGGACGGCCCCCGCACTGCCGCCGCTGAGTTCTGGGAGTTCGTCGGCGATCGCTCTGCCGCGGACAACGAAGTGTTCACCATCGAGGACGAGGAGATGGGCGAAGGGATCCAGCTCCACTTCTACGCGGACTCCATCGCCCGCGTCACGACGCTCCGCAAGGGTGAAGGCGGGGCGGAGCCCGAGTACCGGGTCGAGTACGGCCTGGTCGACGGAATCGCCGGGTACCGGGACCTGGTGAGCACCTTCGTCCGCGGCGGCTGCGCCGCGCTCGAACAGCACGGTCCCTGGATGCCGGACGTCGCCGAGTTCGAGCGCGCGCGTCGGCGGCGCGCCGCCCGGTGA